The Lycium barbarum isolate Lr01 chromosome 10, ASM1917538v2, whole genome shotgun sequence genome includes a region encoding these proteins:
- the LOC132612804 gene encoding uncharacterized mitochondrial protein AtMg00820-like, with product MITPLDSGIQTRSKARNMLTFSAFLFQNEPKNIKEALKDVDWIAAMQEELHQFERNKVWHLVPRPSDRILIGTKWVVRNKLDELGNTTRNKARLVVQGYNQEEGID from the coding sequence ATGATTACTCCCTTGGACTCAGGTATTCAAACCAGATCTAAGGCGAGAAATATGCTTACATTCTCTGCTTTCCTATTCCAAAATGAGCCCAAAAACATCAAAGAAGCCTTAAAGGATGTTGACTGGATAGCTGCTATGCAAGAAGAGCTTCATCAATTTGAAAGGAATAAAGTGTGGCATCTGGTCCCCAGACCATCAGATAGAATATTGATAGGGACCAAATGGGTCGTTCGCAACAAACTTGATGAATTGGGCAACACTACCAGAAATAAGGCCAGGCTGGTAGTTCAAGGGTACAATCAAGAAGAAGGAATAGATTAG